The Flavobacterium sp. 123 genome contains a region encoding:
- a CDS encoding TPM domain-containing protein, translated as MSKVEDFLTKEEEQEIVEAIRVAEKNTSGEIRIHIEKTTSKAAFDRALEVFHELKMNETQLQNGVLIYLAVTDKKFVICGDKGINDVVSEDFWDTTKEVMAAQFKTGNFKQGLIDGITKAGHQLSTNFPWKENDTNELSNEISKG; from the coding sequence ATGTCAAAAGTAGAAGATTTTTTAACCAAGGAAGAAGAACAAGAAATTGTTGAAGCTATTCGTGTGGCTGAAAAAAACACTTCTGGCGAAATTAGAATACACATAGAAAAAACAACTTCCAAAGCAGCTTTTGATAGGGCTTTGGAAGTTTTTCATGAATTAAAAATGAATGAAACCCAACTTCAAAATGGTGTTTTAATTTATTTAGCTGTTACCGATAAAAAGTTTGTAATTTGTGGAGACAAAGGAATAAATGATGTTGTTTCCGAAGATTTTTGGGACACTACAAAAGAAGTCATGGCAGCTCAATTCAAAACAGGAAATTTCAAGCAAGGTTTGATTGACGGCATAACTAAAGCGGGACATCAACTAAGTACTAATTTTCCTTGGAAAGAAAATGATACCAATGAATTATCAAATGAAATATCAAAAGGGTAA
- a CDS encoding YgcG family protein has protein sequence MTLYKKNTSILVKLLVCFLFTQISFAQFTIPEKPDFQTSVYDYANLLSATEKSQLEEKLIKYSDSTTTQIVVITIESLKGEDVSQLATKWAHTWGFGQAKEDNGVIILVAKDERKIAINPGYGLEDRLTAGIGGEIIRNIIIPEFKAGSYYSGLDKGADALLDVFKGKYKGERKQTKEKDFPIFPLIVIVVILFVLISRNKNSGGNSGNSNGGGPSLLDVIILSSLGRNSGGGGFGGSSGGGFGGGGFGGGFGGGGFSGGGSSGSW, from the coding sequence ATGACTTTATATAAAAAAAACACTTCAATATTAGTGAAACTTTTGGTTTGTTTCCTTTTTACACAAATCAGTTTTGCCCAATTTACAATTCCAGAAAAACCAGATTTTCAGACTTCTGTATATGATTATGCCAACCTTTTGAGTGCAACTGAAAAATCACAACTGGAGGAAAAACTAATCAAATATTCTGACTCAACAACAACCCAAATTGTGGTGATTACCATTGAAAGCTTAAAAGGCGAAGATGTAAGTCAATTAGCTACAAAATGGGCCCATACATGGGGTTTTGGTCAAGCCAAAGAAGACAATGGAGTAATTATTTTAGTTGCAAAAGACGAAAGGAAAATAGCAATTAATCCTGGTTATGGACTTGAAGACCGATTGACAGCTGGAATTGGTGGAGAAATAATTCGAAATATAATCATTCCTGAATTTAAAGCAGGAAGCTATTATAGCGGCTTAGACAAAGGTGCCGATGCTTTATTAGATGTTTTTAAAGGAAAATATAAAGGCGAGCGAAAACAGACTAAAGAAAAAGATTTTCCTATTTTTCCATTAATAGTTATTGTAGTCATATTATTTGTTTTAATCTCAAGAAATAAAAATAGCGGAGGAAATTCTGGAAATTCTAATGGCGGAGGACCAAGTTTGCTTGATGTGATCATCTTAAGTAGCCTTGGTAGAAATAGCGGAGGTGGCGGTTTTGGAGGTTCTTCAGGTGGCGGTTTCGGTGGCGGAGGTTTTGGTGGTGGATTTGGCGGAGGTGGTTTCTCTGGCGGTGGTTCTAGCGGAAGCTGGTAA